DNA sequence from the Piliocolobus tephrosceles isolate RC106 chromosome 9, ASM277652v3, whole genome shotgun sequence genome:
AGCGGTGTTCATCATCATTCTAAACTTTTTCCTCAAAAGAGTAACTTGatagaaatatttcagaaaattctACCTGTGTGAACCCCCCTACCcaccaaacaacccaattaaaaacaggcaaagaatctgaaaagacatttctccacTTGTATaacaaatggccagtaagcacatgaaaatatattaacagcattagtcattagggaaggCAAACCAAACAATAAGGAGATACCACTTTactattaggatggctattatcaaaacaaacaaacaaaaaacacagaaaaaataatgtgttggcaaagatgtggagaaactggaacccttcttCACTGTTGGTGCAGATGTGCAATGgtgcagccattgtggaaaacagtgtggtggtacctcaaaaaattaaatggaattaccatataatccagtaaGTCcacttatgtgtatatatgcccAACAAAATTTAAAGGAGAGACCTGAAGAGAGatttgtatacccatgttcatagcagcattattcacagtagccaaaaagtggaagcaatccAAAGGCCCACTGACAGAtgactaaagaaaatgttatagaCATAATACAATGGAAttatcagctttaaaaaaaatggaaattctgacacatgctacaatatgaatgaacTCTGAAGACACTGCcctaaatgaaataagacaatcaTAAAAGGGCAAATATAAtaccacttacatgaggtacctaaAACAGTCAATttcatagagacaaagtagaagGGTAGTtgctgagggtgggaggaaggggagaatggggagttattgtttcatgggtatggagtttcagtttggaacgatgaaaaagttctgaagctagatggtggtaatggttgcacaacatacaaatgtatttaatgccactgaactatacatGTAAAAACAGTTAAAAcggtaaattttatatgtattttccatttaaaaaaacacaaaaaattctaCCCACGCTTTTGATCTAGAATTTCAGCTATCAGATGCTAGTtgtaataaacagaaaggaatttATATTATTAGTTAGTCCAGTATACTATAAAAACCTGGATCTTCTGATCTAGTCTATGAAGAGGAGAGCCCatcttattcctcttttttttgttttttttgagatggggtcttattctgtcacccagactggagtgcactgactcaatcacagctcactgcagccttgacctccttgggctcagatgatcctcccacctcagcctgttgagtagctgggaccagaggcatgtggcaccatgactggctaatttttgtattttttgtagagatgggattacaccatgttgcccaggctggtctcaaactcctgggctcaagagatccccttgccttggcctcctaaagtattggattataggcatgagccaccataccaggcctctttttttcatttgagactgggtctcactctgccacccaggctggagtgaagtggcgccatcacggctcaccacagctttgaacccctgggctcaagtaatcttgtctgggtctcccaaagtgctgtgattacaggcatgagccactgcgtccagccaacATATCTTATTCTAACACAGTTGACAACAGAGTCCGAAATGCATGCTAATTTCTcacgatttttaaaaaaaggtaaattaaaagTAAGCCACACAAACAAGCAGAATGTTAAATTTAGCAAAATTAATCTTCATGCTAACGAACCTTTGTGTGTCTTCCATTTCCTTCACTAGACGCTCTAAGGTATTTGTGTAAGTTCCAGGATGAACATGTTcctaaaacaagaaaatttagaaatacttTACAACATGTCTTAGTAGAAGAACTGGAATGTTTTAAGTAATTAAGGGTATGGAAgactattttctatttcaataatcTGGGCCAGGATAAAACCTTTCTTAAAGGATAATTTTCACCATCATGCTTTAAATTCAGTATTTTGCACTGCAGACAAATTGATTTTACTACCTATTAGGAAAGGCAGTACTTATAAAACCCTGCTAACTTTGAGATGTGACTGCAAACACTCAAGGACTCTGTGGCTaccctgtctttactttaaaattctattttagtaGAATCAAACTACTAATTTTTAGGTGTTACCATGGAATATTAACACCTTCCCCACCAAATTTTACAGACATCTTAGAATTTAATTCAGCTTATTCCCAAGATAGAATGaagcactttataaataaaattgcacaCCACAATCAACAACATTTCTACACTCTACCTTCATTTACAGATGTGGTCTCCAAAGCAGGGGGTGTGCAAGGTGATCCATTGGGGTgcaggaagaaaataatagaacttCTATTTATATGGAACTTCTATAGAGACTCCAGTAGAACTTAGTCTATAGTAACTTCTACGTAATTTCTATaggaaaatacttatttttctcttcttccttttaaattctgtttttgcATATGCTTTAGAAAGTACACAGTATCATAGTGGTACATATAATCTAAAGGTATACATATATGTTGGGGTACATGctcaaaaattgtttttactaATAAAAGTGTGTGTGATCAAGAGTTTGGAGACCACTGACTTAACAGTAATAAAACTAAAGATATGGAAACTCATTTACCAAACAAGAATTATTCCATTTTCAGTCCAATTATGAGTTATAACActaaattttaaagtaagttcCAATAATCCACCCCTTTCACTAATCATCTTTCCCTCTTCAAGTAAAGATAAATGTCACAGAACTACTTACTGTGTAGTCTGATGACTGAGATCTAAGCCCCTTAGAAAGAGCAGGAGGCTTTCCTGTAGTTGCAGGAGTCTGATTGAAGTTCAAAGCCATTATTTCTTCCAGTGACTTTAATGTTTCCTCTTCCTCATCACTGTCTAGGTTGTAACCTAAACTTTCTTCATCACTATCAAAATCACCCCTTAGTTTTCGTTTCAGTGCACTGCTACCTGCATTGGAATTTCCTGAACTCTCTCTTTCTGAAGGGGCTTTATCTGAAGGTGCTGCAGGGCTTGGGACACATGGCACAACTTCCAAAGCAGCAGGGGGAGACTTTGTAGGAGTGCCATATTCTGAGCGCAAAGGTCCCCCAGAAATTTTCCCTGAAGATACATTAGAATCAGCCTTATTAGTCTTTACTTTGTGTTCCTTGTGTTTGGTGGATTCTGTAGAATGCCCAGAACATTCTTTAGATGAGGAATGCTCTTTATCTCTTTTAGAAACTGGAAGAGTACAATTTTTAGCATTTAATGGTACTAGAGAGGAACCAGCACTTGGAACATGGGAAAGTAAAGGTAGTTTTGTCTCCTTCTCCTTTGTCATGGAGctagtggttttatttttctgagggtTGCTAGCTTTTTTAATTGCAGACTTTTCCTGAGGTAAAGGTAAGTGGGGTTTCTGCATCTTAGTCTCCTTGGCACCTGCCACTCGGATTTGGTCACTATTCCTGGTAGAATGGTGGCTAGAATTTGAAGGTGCTAAGCCTGCAGAAGAGCGATCAGTTTCATCATTCGGTTCCTTGGATATATCTTCTAAGCGTAACACATCACCAGGTGTCTTCAGTgcaatatgttttataaatttttctttctgatgtggTCCATCAGGACGCTTCTCAAGGAAGGACTCttttgcttttggtatcatagATTCTCTTGTGCTTTTCAGATCTGAGTCCAcagagttcctttttcttttttcagggaATTTATTCTGCTTAGAGCCtgctaaaatttaatttttcttagattAGTGAAAAATATACTTTCCAACTTTAATAAAGTTTATTCAGTGAGTGTCTAGAACACCctaatgaaatgtttaaaattctaAGTATTAAGGCTGAGATTAGTCACCATGTATGGAACACAGAAAAAGAGTTAATGTTATTTATCAACTGGATAAATACTGGTGTCCAAGAAATTTAAAGCTAATGACAAATGCTCATTTTTAATTCCAAAGCTATGAAAAGTTTACCACCTTAACATAATTAAAGATGCCACTCCCTAAAACAAACGACTGTATATTGGTACCAAGTTAAGGATTCCATAGGCACTTATGGAAATTCTTTTAGACCTAGGACTACCTGGTTGCAGAAATGTAACACTTCTACATTTAAATGTATAGTACTTTAAAACACATATAGGATAAGCAGTTGAAGGCAGATAAATGTTAacctctcattaaaaaaaaaataatcacagtGTGTCCCAAAGCAGTATGACTGGTGTACttacaaaagggaaaatttggagaCAAAGACAGACACGCACAGAGGGAATACAAAGTGAAAATACACAAGGAAAAGATGCTGTGTGACTGGAGTGATGTAGCTGTAAGtcaagaaatgctaaagattGCAGGCaaacaccagaagctagaagaggtaAGGAAGTATTCTTCCCTAGAGTTGCCAGAGACATCATGGCCCTATTGATATCCTGATTTTaaacttctagcttccagaactgtaaaacaatactttgctgttttaagccaccctggttttggcactttgttatggcagccctaggaaactaatataagCTATGTTTATTATAGCCCCATCCTGAAGTACTTTAATAACCACATACATTTGAAtgaaccagtttttaaaaattcatattgtgggctgagtgcggtgggccaaacctgtaatcccagaattttgggaggccgaggtgggcagatcacttgaggtcaggagtttgagaccagcctggccaacacggcaaaaccctgtctctactgaaaatacaaaaattagcccggcatggtggtgagtgcctgtactcccagctacttgggaggccaacacaggagaatcgcttgaacctgggaggtggaggttgcactgagctgagatggcgccactgcacgccagcctgggcaacagagcaagactccattaaaaaaaaaaaaaaaattcactttaacctggtgcagtggtgtgtgcctatatagtcccagctactcaggaggctgaggtggtaagataacttgagcccaggagttcaagaccaccctaagTACCAAagcaagacttcacctcaaaaaaacaaaacaacaacaataaaaccaaaacatTCACTATTTATACAATCAGTTATCCCCAAACCAGATTTCCCTAAATCAAATTTTCTGCACATGGACAGATGTCTCCACTCCCCAAGAGTTTGCTTGAAAAATTCACaatggctaggcacagtggctcatgcctgtaataccagaactttgggaggccaaggtgggagttcATGAGCTcaggcgaaaccctgcctctacaaaaagtacaaccCCATCAATCCCTTCTCTTATCTTTTGGCCAtgtccagtggctcatgcctataatcccagcactttgggaggctgaggcaggaggatcacttgagctcaggagtttgagaccagcttaggcaacatggtgaaacactgtctctacaaaaactacaaaaattagccgggtgcagtggcatgtgcctgtagtcccacctacttgggaggctgaggtgggaggactgcttgagccccgtAAGGCTACAGTgtgctataattgtgccactgcactccagcctgggcaccagagtgagaccttgtgtcaaaataagtaaaataaaataaagtctccCAAAACCAAACTTGAGAGTTAGGCAATTATGATTTGGATAACTTGACCAATATATAATCTgaaaaattcaatttataaaaattaactaattaattaacaAATGCCCTTATCTCTGTTCTTTTACAGATATCTCCCATTACTCGAGGAAATCATTCCATCCTATTCAGTTTTCTGGGGTTAAATGTCTTATAAAAAAGGACAGGGGTCACAGGATGAGAAATTAAATGACTAAACAAAAGAGAAGATTTGGGGTACTGATTACCGTAAGTATGAGACTACAAAAAATGAGCTACAGAGCTGCCAGTTTGAGTTTTGTTCCATTTTTCTAGAGAagtcagaaaatttaaatatagctAGAAATGAGGAGAAATTCCTGCTTTGCTCAGGAATTATCCAGGGTTGATCCAGGAGGAGACAAACACTGTTTGTAGAAGATGTTTAGGATAAGTCAGCTTATTACGAGGTTTCATCATCTAGAATTAGAGAAAAGTGAATTGGTACTGCAGGTAGGATCCCCTTTAGTAAGCTCTTCAGGTCAGGTGATTAATTGCAAAATgttcataattatttttgtatcctTTGTTCAGCCTGTAGAGAATATTTGTTTTacaacttttcaaatatttcaaatatactaatacataaaatattcatgtaaGAGAGAGATTGAGTTGGTAAAaagaaaggaggctgggcatggtggctcacccccataatcccagcactttgggaggctgaggcaggaggattgcttgagcccaggagttcaatgctgCGAGTGAGTtataatcgcaccactgcactccagcctaggaaacagtgagactccatcttaagcAAAAGGAGAAATCCAATGGCCATTAATAGGTGATTGGTTATTAATCAGTTATGAAATGTACGAGCAACGGATTAAATTTCACGTCAGAATTCAGCCAAAAGACAGGGCTCTAGAAGACCAAAGGGCCAAATGTCTATGCTAACATTACTTTTGAAATCCCTGAACTTGTATGTGATTAATGATTGCGTGATTACATACCTCACCATGACAATTGATAAGTGTATTAACAAGATGAACAAGACATAccatttggatttttatttttattttttattttttgagactgagtcttgctctgtcacccaggctggagtgcagtggcaccatctcagctcactgcaacctccgccttccaggttcaagcaattttcctgccttggcctcctgagtagctgggattacaggcatgggcaccgtgcccagctaattcttatatttttagtagagacgaggtttcaccatgttggccaggctggtctcgaactcctgacctcaggtgatccacctgcatcggcctcccaaagtgctgggattacaggcatgaatcaccgtgcctggcctggattttTAATAACTTTGCCATCAGAGACAATAAGCATTCTTCATGCTTTCTAGAGTGAAATATCCCCTTGTCCTTTATATGCTGAAATTCTGTTGATGTTAGTCAACTGaagtataaatgtatatttattaagaGTATAATGCTATAATTATTAGTGATTATGAAATACATGCAGAAATATTAGTAATAAAAACGTAAGTGAAGGCAACCATCATAAGTCAGCCTCTGAAAATATGTAGAAAGCATCTTTTCCAAGCAGTACTCAAAAACTTTGCTAGGTGGGATTATATAAATGAAACTACTTTAGCCACCATGAATGAAATTTGCAAATCCAGGAaatcaaaagtttttaaaatcttaagtcagagaaaaaagaaaaggaataatgtGGTAGCCACACCACCAGCAGCAGccccttatataaaataatattttgttcttCCATTAACTTTGGTGCAAAGTGATCATGTATTTAGTATTAAAAATGTGCAATACAGTGAGTGAAGAAGCAATCTCCTGGCTGAGAAATTCCTGTTCTTGTACAATAATGtcagacttcattaaaatttggTCATAAAATCAGcaacattataaaaattaaataaacaaaaaacacataaaactttAGATTTATTCCTGTATCCTAGAAGTTCCTTCTATGATGGTAAAATATGGTTTTAGCCTTGGCTGAAGATTGATTTTATTAGTTGAGGGTGCTTGGTCAAAATGCAATGTacctctaaaatataaataaaatgaaggagTAGATGAAACCTGAAGGAGGAGTTAGAACTGTCTTTCTGTACTTCTGcttttccatctctaaaaataaaccaCCATAATAAAGTTATAAAGTTCAAATGAATTAAAAGCACATAAAATGGCATAgcacacagcaggtactcaatGAAAGTCAGCTATTATTATGTCTAATGTATCTTACTGAATGTGGGAATCTGcctgtttttcaaaatgtataatcATATCAGGAAAAAAATCTGATACACTAGACTATTAACTGTTGTTAGTTATGGAGACCTTTCATTTCTTGTTGCAAACTTCTGCAGTGTTTGTGCTTGAATCTTCTATTTTCTAGttttaagaaatgataaaatgtaCTCAATTAACAGtaggcttattattattattttttcaatcattAGATGCTAAAAGTACAAACTAATGTCATGTAGATATCCTtgaaatttaacattaaaaaggGATCCTTGTATTTGAAATATTAGAGAACACTGCTTTTTATCACGGTAACAGTTTCAACCTTATACACAGCATCTTCAACATAATACCAAGACCTCAGTCTACAATTCCAAGATTATAAGATTATGTTTCCTTGATGTAGCCAAGGATTCAGAAGGAGACAACACTGAATACCAGTATGAGATACATACTGTTAGGAACTCCTGAAGAAGGCAGAGAAGATTCAAGACAGATTACAAATTATACATactaggtcaggcatggtggctcatacctgtaatcctagcactttgggaggccgaggcaggagaatcacttgagcccaggagtttgagaccatcctgggcaacatggtgaaacctcgtctctacaaaaatacaagaaattaaccaggcatagtggcctacatctgtagtcccagctactcagcaagctgaggtaggagaatcatttgaacccaggaggtcaaggcttgcagtgagtcgtgatgatgccactgcatcCCTTTCTGGGTGACaaagaataagaccctgtctcaaaaacaaacccaaatctTAAGTACTGGATTCAGGgactattcttttttattatgattttaccAAACTCTTAAGTAATATGAGACACTGAATTCATCCCCAAGAAGGGAACTGCatatttaaacaaatttgttttaaaaagcagtgccgttaaaatggaaatttatttagaaattcataaatttaattttgattctACCTGAAGTAGGTTCCCATGAATCAGAAGAAGATCTTTTTCTTGAGAGATGTTCATTTTCCTATGAGCACAATGAGATAAAATTAATTAAGTGTTGGGAATAGCAAAGAATGTGAAGGCATTCTTCCTAACATTTAAATACAGATTTCTAGACTGAATAGGGCAAGCACCCATATTTGGAGGCAAAGCCTAAtgtctataataaaataaagatcttcaggtttttatcataaaaattaagGGCATTTGtatcataaaaatggaaaaatatcataaaaatgaagTCAAGTTTTCATAATGCTGATTTATGTCAATAATTCAAGAATAATATTATATTAGAACAGTgtatttttgagataaggtctcgctctgtcaccccggctggagtcacccaggctggagtgcaagctcactgcaaccttaatctcctgggctcaagtgagcctcccaccttagcctcctaagtagctaggacaacaggcacatgccaccatgactggttatttatttgtttatttttagtagagccaaggtctcgctatgttgctccggctggtctcaaactcctgagctcaagcaatccttccacctaggcctcctaaagcgcaggaagcagaaggatcacttgaggctagcagttcaaggccagcctgggcagtatagggagaccctgtctctacaaaaaaatacaaaaattagttaaatatggtggcatgtacccgtagtctcagctacttgggaagctgaggtgagagcatcatttgagcccaggagtttgagactgcaatgagacatgatcatgccacagcactccagcatgagtgacagagcaagactgtttacaaataaacaaataagactatacttgccttaaaaaaaagaatgcttactTTTCTGACTAAAAAAGATCTTTGTTCCTGGTCTGAAAAAACTATAGATAAGAAACACTGCTTTACTGAGTTCGATGAAGGGCAACTGGAGGAAACCTAATGAAACCAGCTTCTACACAAACTGTGCATAAATATTTCCTTCAGGAAAGACATCAACGTGATGTAACAActcttaaatacttttaaatttagtaTTCTAAATATGATATAGCAGTAGCAATGCTAATTCAATAATTCTTACACATACCACATTTGACAGATTGTTCTTTCCAGGTACGACATCATTCTGTTTACTTTGTTCCTGCCttggtttatattttctttctatactaGAAGATTTTAAGGAAAGATTGCTTGCTTCTGAGAAAGAATTTTCGGAGTTGATTCTCTGCTCCATTTGCTCCTTTCTCAACCTCTTTAGTTCTCGTTCTCTGCAGTAAGAAGCTAGTGACAACTGGAATTTAGCTCCCAGCGGGCTTTCTCCCGGGTGGTGCCTGGACAGGCTGCCCCTGCTGCTAAGACTTCTGGAGCTGTTCTTGAAGATGTCAGCTTCTGCTACTGTGGTCTGCTTTTTGGAGTCTGCATTGGTTTTGCCTCGATCTCTATCATTCTTCTCACTATTTTCATGAATGAATAGTGACTTCCTTCTTTCTGGGGATCGATGTTTTTTCTTTAGTGACTTCATCTCCTTTGGCAGGCGATATGAAGAAGGAACATAGATATTTGTTCCTTTGGCTAAATATTTGGAGGCTAGTGACATACAAGGCCGACGTGACTCATGTATACCATGATCTTCATGATGCTCTTTAACACCTTTCATGAAAGCTTCAATAGGGCTTTTTTCTGGTGGCACCCTTTTGGGTTTAGATTTTTTTGGTGAGGATAGTTTCCTTTCAAACTGTTCTGTCCCAGTGATAGACAATCTACTTCCTCCAAATTTGATGTTTGATTTTTGTGGTGAATCCAACATGTGTCTCTCTAAATAGCCAATTAAAACACATACAAATTGCATGTTactaaaagtgaaatatttaacatttctctaaattattaatgtttaaaatataaactatactAATGTTACCACAAAAATTTTCAAACCAACAACTTGGATAATGATACACACTTTATTGGGGGGTataggagaaattaagacatgaTTTATTTGTTAAAAGCCTTAGTTTCATAAAGCTCTCTTTTGGTACATCATATAACCTCCCTATGGCTCTATAAATTACTGTATTAGATAATTAAAATAGTATGTATCATGAACATTAAATTTTTGActagaataaattttaaacataagaaaacatAGCAGCAAAAAGACTCTCCTCATGATATTTAGAACTTCAGTTTatccttgttaaaaaaaatactgcatcttcattttatttccaattttgaaCACAACGTTTACTAAAACAGTTTAGGTTTTAAAGTTgaatctgtctctgtctctctcctcacCCCCAAATTAGCCCACAAAAAAATGCTTCAACAGTGTACATACCTTGTTCTGAAGCTGGTTTGAAGAAATCTATAATTGACTGCTTcctgaaaataaaagcataatatgGCATCATATAAGCAAATATTAAAACCTCCATAATTCAGATTAAATGGAGAAAgttagatttataaaataaaggctGGATTTCACTGGTTTAACTAATAAAGTTCTGACAATGGTAACAATGCTTTGCTAAactgttcatttaaaaaacagaaaatataacgTATCACTTCCTATAGGAGttcatgtataaaaatacaaCCGAGGTTTATGTTATTTATAGTACTTAAATAGGTAAGACTGGTGTGTAGACCCAAGGAATCAGTACAGAATGCTTCTTAAGACTGAAATGCTCACAGCTACATGGTAAAATGCAACATCTTGGGGATAAGCACATGAACCTACTTGTTCTCTGCAGACATTGATACAAAATAACTACTTAGTATCTAAGCACAGGggtgttttaaaattcagaataaaaagctaaaaaaaaaaaaaaccctcaatagaTGTATGCCAAATGAATAATGGGGATTATAAAAATGGAGTAAAACCTGAACAGACTCTCATAACAAGAGTAGAACAGTAGATGGTAGAACGGCGATATGGGTGATTTGGCTGATCTAGGGAATCAGTTGAAGAGGAGTTTGCTggacaaaggaagaaaagtaacAAACTTATGTTACCCTCTTTATACATTAAGATGCAATCCAAGTAACAGCAGAAATTAGAATGAATTGTCACGACTAAATAGTttcaaattcttaattttttatcaaAGAATCCTTAAGATAGTTACAAAAATAACACATTGCTTGGGAAAAAcacaaggagaaaaggaagaaagttaacaagaataacaaaaacgaaattaatttttaaggatTTCTGTACCCTAAAGACTGGATTTTTCACTGTCTGGTTTAACTAATCAAGTTCTGACATTGGCAATAATGCTAAAGTGAAATAGGAATCCATGATCAGAATTCACATTCTGATTTGTTCACTGTATTTAGAGGTGTCAGCGGCAAAAAATGGGATGTTATGATATGCGAGAGCAAAAAATTAACTTTCTGGTAAATTTTGCTAAAATGCATCATTTTACTGAAAGAGAATAAGCTATAGACTATTGATTTTCCTAAACATTCATCCACTATGAGATTGGAATGCTCAGTGAAAACTCCAACAATTCAAGCTTCTTGAAGGTTACGCTTATTGTACACTTTACTGGTCACATTAGAAGAGTAATGCACATCTTTACTGGTTTACCAAGTCCATCATACTTGTTTGAGATGTTGGTATAAAAGCTAAGTGCTTATGAGATGAATATGAATGACAGGCTATGGAAGAACATACTCATTTGCTTACATAAATTATACTAGGCAAATTAATTCCACCAGAGTAAATGCTGGAGGTTCTGCAAAGAGAAGGATGACGCCTTGTTATTGATTGAGGAGAGATGGGAAGGGACCCAGAAGCAGCGAATTTGTTGCAAACAGCATCATTCTAAATGCATTTTACTAAATGTAACACTGTATCTCTTCCTTGAAATATTGGACCTCAGACTCCTCTTTGATTAAtacagcagaaagagaaaaaatggttttgggTAAAACATACAAGAAACCTGTAAAATAACCATGAATGTAACTTTCAAGAGGTAAGTTCCCTGAGTTCATATGCACACAAATGTCCACTGCTTATTTAATAACtggttaaaaaaaacacacacaattatAACAGTTTCACAAACCCTTATCTGAACCTTCTGAGGCCAAATGTGTTTTAGAATTCTGAATTTATCAGATTTTAGGAAGGGGATAACTTGGATGTATTATGGAAAGTCCCCAGTGGGGTCTGGTGCTGCAA
Encoded proteins:
- the SLF2 gene encoding SMC5-SMC6 complex localization factor protein 2 isoform X3: MTRRCMPARPGFPSSPAPGSSPPRCHLRPGSTAHAAAGKRTESPGDRKQSIIDFFKPASEQERHMLDSPQKSNIKFGGSRLSITGTEQFERKLSSPKKSKPKRVPPEKSPIEAFMKGVKEHHEDHGIHESRRPCMSLASKYLAKGTNIYVPSSYRLPKEMKSLKKKHRSPERRKSLFIHENSEKNDRDRGKTNADSKKQTTVAEADIFKNSSRSLSSRGSLSRHHPGESPLGAKFQLSLASYCRERELKRLRKEQMEQRINSENSFSEASNLSLKSSSIERKYKPRQEQSKQNDVVPGKNNLSNVENEHLSRKRSSSDSWEPTSGSKQNKFPEKRKRNSVDSDLKSTRESMIPKAKESFLEKRPDGPHQKEKFIKHIALKTPGDVLRLEDISKEPNDETDRSSAGLAPSNSSHHSTRNSDQIRVAGAKETKMQKPHLPLPQEKSAIKKASNPQKNKTTSSMTKEKETKLPLLSHVPSAGSSLVPLNAKNCTLPVSKRDKEHSSSKECSGHSTESTKHKEHKVKTNKADSNVSSGKISGGPLRSEYGTPTKSPPAALEVVPCVPSPAAPSDKAPSERESSGNSNAGSSALKRKLRGDFDSDEESLGYNLDSDEEEETLKSLEEIMALNFNQTPATTGKPPALSKGLRSQSSDYTEHVHPGTYTNTLERLVKEMEDTQRLDELQKQLQEDIRQGRGIKSPIRIGEEDSTDDEDGLLEEHREFLKKFSVTIDAIPDHHPGEEIFNFLNSGKIFNQYTLDLRDSGFIGQSAVEKLILKSGKTDQIFLTTQGFLTSAYHYVQCPVPVLKWLFRMMSVHTDCIVSVQILSTLMEITIRNDTFSDSPVWPWIPSLSDIAAVFFNMGIDFRSLFPLENLQPDFNEDYLVSETQTTSRGKESEDSSYKPIFSTLPETNILNVVKFLGLCTSIHPEGYQDRELMLLILMLFKMSLEKQLKQIPLVDFQSLLINLMKNIRDWNTKVPELCLGINELSSHPHNLLWLVQLVPNWTSRGRQLRQCLSLVIISKLLDEKHEDVPNASNLQVSVLHRYLVQMKPSDLLKKMVLKKKAEQPDGTIDDSLHLELEKQAYYLTYILLHLVGEVSCSHSFSSGQRKHFVLLCGALEKHVKCDIREDARLFYRTKVKDLVARIHGKWQEIIQNCRPTQGQLHDFWVPDS
- the SLF2 gene encoding SMC5-SMC6 complex localization factor protein 2 isoform X2 — its product is MTRRCMPARPGFPSSPAPGSSPPRCHLRPGSTAHAAAGKRTESPGDRKQSIIDFFKPASEQERHMLDSPQKSNIKFGGSRLSITGTEQFERKLSSPKKSKPKRVPPEKSPIEAFMKGVKEHHEDHGIHESRRPCMSLASKYLAKGTNIYVPSSYRLPKEMKSLKKKHRSPERRKSLFIHENSEKNDRDRGKTNADSKKQTTVAEADIFKNSSRSLSSRGSLSRHHPGESPLGAKFQLSLASYCRERELKRLRKEQMEQRINSENSFSEASNLSLKSSSIERKYKPRQEQSKQNDVVPGKNNLSNVENEHLSRKRSSSDSWEPTSAGSKQNKFPEKRKRNSVDSDLKSTRESMIPKAKESFLEKRPDGPHQKEKFIKHIALKTPGDVLRLEDISKEPNDETDRSSAGLAPSNSSHHSTRNSDQIRVAGAKETKMQKPHLPLPQEKSAIKKASNPQKNKTTSSMTKEKETKLPLLSHVPSAGSSLVPLNAKNCTLPVSKRDKEHSSSKECSGHSTESTKHKEHKVKTNKADSNVSSGKISGGPLRSEYGTPTKSPPAALEVVPCVPSPAAPSDKAPSERESSGNSNAGSSALKRKLRGDFDSDEESLGYNLDSDEEEETLKSLEEIMALNFNQTPATTGKPPALSKGLRSQSSDYTEHVHPGTYTNTLERLVKEMEDTQRLDELQKQLQEDIRQGRGIKSPIRIGEEDSTDDEDGLLEEHREFLKKFSVTIDAIPDHHPGEEIFNFLNSGKIFNQYTLDLRDSGFIGQSAVEKLILKSGKTDQIFLTTQGFLTSAYHYVQCPVPVLKWLFRMMSVHTDCIVSVQILSTLMEITIRNDTFSDSPVWPWIPSLSDIAAVFFNMGIDFRSLFPLENLQPDFNEDYLVSETQTTSRGKESEDSSYKPIFSTLPETNILNVVKFLGLCTSIHPEGYQDRELMLLILMLFKMSLEKQLKQIPLVDFQSLLINLMKNIRDWNTKVPELCLGINELSSHPHNLLWLVQLVPNWTSRGRQLRQCLSLVIISKLLDEKHEDVPNASNLQVSVLHRYLVQMKPSDLLKKMVLKKKAEQPDGTIDDSLHLELEKQAYYLTYILLHLVGEVSCSHSFSSGQRKHFVLLCGALEKHVKCDIREDARLFYRTKVKDLVARIHGKWQEIIQNCRPTQGQLHDFWVPDS